From Paenibacillus graminis:
GCTTCAGACCAAGAATATAGCAGCTGCGGATTTGCAGCCGGATACGGAATACAACATCCGTGTTCTGGCCGAGGGTTCGAGCATCCGCGTATATGTGAACGGTGAACTGAGATTGGATGGTATAGATTCTGCCCATAACCCGTCCGTAACGGTGGGCTTTTATGTAGGCGGTTTCAGCGCTATGTGGTTTGACGACGTCAAGTTTACTAGGATTGACCGGACCGCTCCCGTAACCACGGCAGCCATGAATCCGGCACTTCCTGACGGATCGGATGGCTGGTATGCACATCCGGTGACAATAGAGCTGAAAGCTTCAGATACGGATTCCGGTGTGACTAACACCGTATATAGCGTTAATGGTGGTGCAGATTGGCTGTCATACCAGGGGCCGCTGACCATCAGCCAGGACGGCCGGTATGCGCTGCAGTACCGCTCGGTTGACTCCGCCGGAAATAAGGGGGACATTCAGACCTTGAGCTTCAAGCTGGATAGCAGTGCCCCTGAACTATCCGTTGCGGAGCCGGCCGCGAGAGCTTATGCAGGCACGGAAACCCTGACATTATCGTGGACCGCCGCCGATGGCATGTCCGGGGTGGCTGACGGCAAGACCTCTGCGCTGCTGGATGGTGAAGCCGTAGAGCAGGGGGCTTCAGTTCCACTGTACACGCTGGATCTTGGCAGCCACACGTTCGCCGTGTCCGCCAGCGATGGCGCGGGGAATACGCAGGAGCGCACAGTAACGTTCTCGACCTATGCCGATATTAACTCGCTGAAAGCGCTGGTCAGCCTGTTCAGGGAGAAATCGTGGATAGACAATCACGGCATTGCGAACAGTCTGAGCACGAAACTGGACCACGGGCAAGTGGAAGCCTTCCTTCACCAGGTGCAGGCCCAAAGCGGCAAGCATATCCAGGCTGAAGCCGCTTCCTATCTCCTGCGGGATGCGCACGATATTCTGGGAAGGGTTGGCACGCAGAGCTAGGTTGATGATCCGATCTGCCGGGTGAATTGAATTAGGAACAAACACAACGGCTGCGCCGTCCTTTATTGGACTGCGCAGCCGTTGTTCCCGTGAATGAAGTACAACTCGTTATTTCTCCCAAAGCCCGACCAGCCGGTCTTCAGGATCTTCAATTCAAATAAACTTTCCAAATTCACTAACCTTATTGTTCTTTGCAAGAGGTACACCTGTTTGTTCAAGATGCTTAATAGTTTCATCTAAGTTATCCACTTGGGAATTTTCTATTGATTTCTAGGCCCAACCATTAGATATCTTAATTCATTTCATTAAATCGTTCAACTGCCTTGCTTAGAAGATAATTGAAATTCTCGGGTGTACCATCTGTAGTGTTCAGGAACTGGCCGTTCAGGTCAGAATCAGACACAGGTTCCTTCTTATTGATGCGTTCAATGATTTTTGAAGCAGCCGCTTTTGCCTCAGTGGCTGAATTAACATAGCTCTCGATACTGAAGCTGTTAATCCCTTCTTTTTGAATTCGTTCCTTGTCTTTTAAGATCGTCATGAGCACACTCAGATCTGCGGTCATGATGTCGTATTTGGCTTTAAACTTCGTCATGTCAAGCTGCAGCACGTTGCTGGCGGTGATTCCCTGTTCATCCATTTCAATGGCCGTAGCCTCGGCATCTATCATGAACTTCAAGGCATTATACCTGATCTGCTGGTCTGCATCCTTCAGTTTTTGCAGTTCAGCCAGACGCTGCTCATTACCCAATTTTTGCAAAGCCGTGAAGTATTGGTTGGCGACAGTCTCGTAAGCGAGATTGGCACTTACCAGCTTGGTATGCAGCTGTTTTCCTTTTGCGAAATCATCATCCACGTAGCCTCTTGTATCATAGTAGGCTTTCATATCGTCCAGGACAGACAACAAATCTTTGAGGACCGGTGCCAGTTTGATCACTAGGGGGTCTGCGTTCGCAAAAGCAGGTTGGCTTGCGGTATAGCCGTTCGCTTTATCAACAACTTCCCGCTCAGTTTCAGCAACGCCGAGCATGATGAAGCTGAAGTTCTCCTCGATTACAGGCTGTGTATCAACTCCGAACTTCTCAAAATAATGAACTAGAACCTCATTGATTCTACCTGTCATCAAGTTGTTCAGCCTGACATACGCATTGTATTTTTCGATTTCTTTGCTCTCGCCGGACGTAACGCCTGCAGGTGCTTGACCCACGGTGGATGTATTGGCAGAACAAGCGGACAACATTGCACCTAACATGATAATGGCAATAACGAATGATAGCTTTCTCAAAATAGTGATTCCTCCGGCTGAGTAATTTAACGGGTCGCATATCAATGCTGATTGTGAAAAACATCTATTCAATTTTAAAGTTATTTGGTGAATAGGTCTTGAGACTTGAGTAGCAAAATTCTAAAAAACTTCTTGATTTTGAGTCAAAAGCATCTTTTTCGCCTAATTCTGTTGTACAGGGCGCTACAGATTCATTTTTTTTCGCTGATTTAGGGATCATCTGCTGTATAAATTGCAATTGAATGCTGCTAGCCCAGTCTGAGCTATGCGGAAGATCATAGCATCCTCTACACCAACAGAGCCTTGGACGAAGTTGTCCAAGGCTCTGTTGGTCTGTCTCAGCAGCGTCTGTCTCAGCAGCATATGGCAATGCTGCATCTGGCTAGCTGTGTGTGAACTGCAGCTCGGGAAAAATCCAGGCGTATGACTGATAATACCCGCTGCTGCTATTTTTGTTGCCAGTAATCGGGCGATAGGGAGAGACAAAGCGCTCATATTCGGGTTCCCTGTAAACGTTGAACATGGCTTCGTACAAATCCAGCGGCCACGTATCGGAAGCAAGCGGTGCCGGGAATTTCTGACCGTTGTCATACGGCCATTCCTCTATGCGCCCATCGGCATAATAAAAGAAGGTATCGAGTGCCTTCTTGACGCTTTTTCCGCCGGGAGAGGTCCAGTGAAACAAATTCTCGCCGGTAGTGTCATCGACTAGCTTGATGGCAGCCGTAAGGGGAGCAAGGGAGAAATAATGATACCAGATTGCATTGTTTCCTCTTGTTGTTTCTTCCGGAATGAGTCCGGAAGTTTCAAGAGAGCTGTCAATATGTTCCTTGAGATAGGCGACTTCTTCCGCAAAACGGGCTTGGTCGTCCATCAGGCGGAACAAGGATAATTGGGCATACAAGCTCCAGCTCCACCAGTTGTTCCGGAGCGGAATGCGGTCCCACCCGGGCAGGCATACCCCGGTCATCCAGGCAATGAACTGGTCCTTGTTCTCCTTGCGCCAGCCGGAATAGCTGTGGAGCAGCTCAGCCGCCCGGATCAGTCCTGTTCCCAGATAGGCGGAGACCAGCGGGCCGTCATCGCCGGTCAGCACCTTGTTGATGGCTGCCCAGCCATCAATCAATTCAAGTGCCTTATCCGCATAGGCGGTCCTGCCGGTGTGGCGGTAAGCCAACGCCGCTGTGTACGCCGCCTGGGCATCCTCCTCCATCAGCCGCTTGGCTGCCTGATGGCCGGCCATATCGAAGTAAAAGCCCGGAATATGCCATGTGGAAACGGCGTGGCAGCTAACCGACATGCTGTCATTTGCAACTTGCAGCAGCTGTTGTAATGCAGCCTGGCTGTTCATAAGTGTGCATCTATCCTTTCGGTTTCAGGCTCAAAATCATTGCTTTTCGAAATCATTACCGTTCATACCAATAGCCCGGCACTCCGCGCTCCAGCCGCATTAAGGCTTCCAGATAGAAATAATCTCCCCAGATCACATAATCATCAGGCGAAATATCAAGCCGGACGGCATAGGAACCCCGGTTCAGCAGTCCTTGTGCATCCGGCTCACCCTTCGTGGAGTAGTTGGCGGCAAGGGAGGCAACGATTCTCCGGGCTGATTGTGCCAGCCATTCCCGGTCAGCGTCATGCTCTGGAAGCAGGGCAACCAGCTCCAGCATGCCCGACGCGGCGATGGCTGCAGCGGAGCTGTCCCGTTTGGTCTCCGGAATCTGCGGCACATCGAAATCCCAGAACACAACACCATCCTCGGGGAGACGGTCCGCAAAATAGCGGGCGAGCCGCTTGGAGGTTTCCAGCAGCTCGGGCTGCCGCATATACCGGTAGGCCAGCGCGAAACCGTAAATGCCCCAGGCTTGGCCTCTGGTCCAGGTTGATCCGTCCCGGCTCCCTTGGTGGGTGCCCCCGCGGATCGAGTCCCCGGTTATCGGATCAAAGTAAAAGGTATGGTACGTGGAGTCATCTCCGCGGACCAGAAATCGGCGGCTCATGGCCGTCTGCTGCTCGGCGGCCTGACGGTAGGCCTCCCGGCCGGTCTGCTGGTAAGCCCAATGCAGCAAAGGCAGATTCATCAGGCAATCGATGATAATGCGCCCGCCGTTCTCGGGATCATCCTTGGGTCCCCACGCCTGGAGAATTCCCGGAATGTCGCGCCATCTTTCCAGCAGAATATCCGCAGCCTGCAAGGCAGCGGACCGGGAGCTTTCGTCCCGTTCCAGAATCCAATGGGCTTTGATGGAGAGAGAATAGAGAAATCCGATGTCATGATGCTCCAGGCCCGTCCGGTGCTCAAGACGCTCCCGGAAGTTGTCCAATGTTGTCATAGCGGCAGTCCGAAACCGGGGGTCCTTGGAATATTCATAGGACAGCCAGAGCAGCCCGGTCCAGAAGCCCTCGGTCCAATCATTACCCGGAGTTAGCCGGTAGATCCGGTTTCCTTGGGTGCTTGTAACGGGGAACTTGTCTCCAAACCGCCCAATATTGTTTGAAATTACGCGCAAGGCGTCTTCGATAGCTTGTGCCCACATAGCGGTATCCTCCATTTCGCGTTATCATGCTGCCTTTATTATATAACCGGACGAATGATTGCCGGTTGTGCTAAAATGTAACCAAATTGCGATTATAGCAACGGGGAGGCGTTGGCGTTGGCGTCACATATAGAACATGTGGATCCGGGCCACAGCAGCTTTTTTCTGGCTTTCCGGGATGAGCTGCAGGAGGATCACTTTCATAAATTTCATGCGCATCAGGGTCTGGAATTGTTATTTATCCATGAAGGGCAAGGGATCGTCGAGGTGGAGGGCCGCACCTATGAATTGCAAGGAGGAGCGTTGTTTTGCTTCCAGCCATACCAGCTGCACAAGGTGGAAATTCCCGCCCCAAGGGATGTCCGCTATGTCCGGACGAATCTGACCTTTGAGCCCCGGTATCTGGAGCCGTTTCTGGCTCCATACCCCAAGCTTGAGGCGTTTCTCCGCTTTTTATCCAGGGGGGCGCTGCCTTCGCCCAGATTTGCTGTTGATGACAGCCGGCTGATGGGAGCGGTGGAGAGTCATGTTCAGGCCGTACTTGAACCGAGTGAGGGGCAGGAGGAGGCCCGTATCCTGTTCCTGATATCCTTGCTGCGGTATCTTCAACTGGCGGTCATTTCCGGCGAGGAGCTGCTGCCGGAAGGCTGGTCCGTTAAAACAACGGCCCACATCGAATCGGTTATGGATTGGATCGAAGACCATTTCAGGCAACCCTTCAGTCTGGAGCTGCTGGCCGGGGAACTGCATCTGTCCTCCTACTATGTATCCCATCTGTTCAAACAGTACACCGGGGTATCGCTCATGGATTATGTCACGGCCAGAAGAATCCGTGAAGCCTGCGTGCTGCTGGGGAATTCCGGGCAATCCGT
This genomic window contains:
- a CDS encoding helix-turn-helix transcriptional regulator, whose product is MASHIEHVDPGHSSFFLAFRDELQEDHFHKFHAHQGLELLFIHEGQGIVEVEGRTYELQGGALFCFQPYQLHKVEIPAPRDVRYVRTNLTFEPRYLEPFLAPYPKLEAFLRFLSRGALPSPRFAVDDSRLMGAVESHVQAVLEPSEGQEEARILFLISLLRYLQLAVISGEELLPEGWSVKTTAHIESVMDWIEDHFRQPFSLELLAGELHLSSYYVSHLFKQYTGVSLMDYVTARRIREACVLLGNSGQSVQRIAREIGGLSAPYFCKLFKKHKGMTPLDYRSALHHSAK
- a CDS encoding alginate lyase family protein produces the protein MNSQAALQQLLQVANDSMSVSCHAVSTWHIPGFYFDMAGHQAAKRLMEEDAQAAYTAALAYRHTGRTAYADKALELIDGWAAINKVLTGDDGPLVSAYLGTGLIRAAELLHSYSGWRKENKDQFIAWMTGVCLPGWDRIPLRNNWWSWSLYAQLSLFRLMDDQARFAEEVAYLKEHIDSSLETSGLIPEETTRGNNAIWYHYFSLAPLTAAIKLVDDTTGENLFHWTSPGGKSVKKALDTFFYYADGRIEEWPYDNGQKFPAPLASDTWPLDLYEAMFNVYREPEYERFVSPYRPITGNKNSSSGYYQSYAWIFPELQFTHS
- a CDS encoding YiiG family protein, which produces MRKLSFVIAIIMLGAMLSACSANTSTVGQAPAGVTSGESKEIEKYNAYVRLNNLMTGRINEVLVHYFEKFGVDTQPVIEENFSFIMLGVAETEREVVDKANGYTASQPAFANADPLVIKLAPVLKDLLSVLDDMKAYYDTRGYVDDDFAKGKQLHTKLVSANLAYETVANQYFTALQKLGNEQRLAELQKLKDADQQIRYNALKFMIDAEATAIEMDEQGITASNVLQLDMTKFKAKYDIMTADLSVLMTILKDKERIQKEGINSFSIESYVNSATEAKAAASKIIERINKKEPVSDSDLNGQFLNTTDGTPENFNYLLSKAVERFNEMN
- a CDS encoding glycoside hydrolase family 88 protein; its protein translation is MWAQAIEDALRVISNNIGRFGDKFPVTSTQGNRIYRLTPGNDWTEGFWTGLLWLSYEYSKDPRFRTAAMTTLDNFRERLEHRTGLEHHDIGFLYSLSIKAHWILERDESSRSAALQAADILLERWRDIPGILQAWGPKDDPENGGRIIIDCLMNLPLLHWAYQQTGREAYRQAAEQQTAMSRRFLVRGDDSTYHTFYFDPITGDSIRGGTHQGSRDGSTWTRGQAWGIYGFALAYRYMRQPELLETSKRLARYFADRLPEDGVVFWDFDVPQIPETKRDSSAAAIAASGMLELVALLPEHDADREWLAQSARRIVASLAANYSTKGEPDAQGLLNRGSYAVRLDISPDDYVIWGDYFYLEALMRLERGVPGYWYER